One window of Cumulibacter soli genomic DNA carries:
- a CDS encoding 3-hydroxyacyl-CoA dehydrogenase, translating to MSTLNRLTMLGSGVLGAQVAWHSAFKGKTVVIYDIAEEALERSKIALDGYAVIYQSDLGASEADIDAARQRLTYTTDLASAVADADLVIEAVPEVPSIKSGLYTSLAPLLPERTIVATNTSTLLPSDFAADTGRPEKFLTLHFANQIWKMNLAEIMAHEGTSRDAITQAVEFAIEIGMVPIPLRKEQNGYVLNSWFVPLLNAAQTLVTKGIATPEDIDRTYMMSGANLGPMGWFDVVGMTTAYNVMSYWGHKNDDADMLSNAEYVKEHFVDKGHLGLLSGKGYYEYPNPAYQRPDFLAVPEIGAAPEIAAIVGSASAVLH from the coding sequence ATGTCCACTCTCAACCGACTGACGATGCTCGGTTCCGGCGTGCTCGGCGCCCAGGTCGCCTGGCACAGCGCGTTCAAGGGCAAGACCGTCGTCATCTACGACATCGCCGAAGAAGCGCTCGAGCGAAGCAAGATCGCGCTCGACGGATACGCCGTCATCTATCAGTCGGATCTCGGCGCCAGCGAGGCCGATATCGACGCAGCTCGCCAGCGCCTGACGTACACGACCGACCTCGCGTCCGCGGTCGCGGATGCGGACCTCGTGATCGAAGCCGTCCCGGAAGTCCCGTCGATCAAGTCTGGGCTGTACACCAGCCTGGCTCCGCTCCTCCCGGAGCGCACGATCGTCGCCACCAACACCTCGACGCTGCTGCCCAGCGACTTCGCCGCCGACACAGGCCGACCGGAGAAGTTCCTGACACTGCACTTCGCGAACCAGATCTGGAAGATGAATCTCGCCGAGATCATGGCGCACGAGGGAACCTCGCGCGACGCCATCACGCAGGCCGTCGAGTTCGCAATCGAGATCGGGATGGTGCCGATCCCGCTCCGCAAGGAGCAGAACGGGTATGTCCTCAACTCCTGGTTCGTCCCGCTGCTCAATGCGGCGCAGACGCTCGTGACAAAGGGGATCGCGACGCCCGAGGACATCGACCGAACTTACATGATGAGCGGCGCGAACCTCGGTCCGATGGGCTGGTTCGACGTAGTCGGAATGACAACCGCATACAACGTGATGTCCTACTGGGGTCACAAGAACGACGACGCCGATATGCTCTCCAACGCCGAGTACGTCAAGGAACATTTCGTCGACAAGGGACACCTCGGACTGCTGTCCGGCAAGGGGTACTACGAATATCCGAATCCTGCCTACCAGCGCCCCGATTTCCTCGCCGTACCCGAAATCGGGGCGGCACCCGAGATCGCGGCGATCGTCGGCTCGGCCTCAGCGGTTCTCCACTGA
- a CDS encoding Gfo/Idh/MocA family protein — protein MSQDRIRVGIVGVHPDRGWATTAHIPALQQLPDLELRAVSHHDPELAAAAARKHDVPYALNTADLISHPEVDLVVVAVKVTRHEELVTSAIEAGKAVFCEWPLGIDIDQAIRMRDLAHAKGVTTAIGLQARATPAFAYMRNLVRDGYVGEVLSSTMIGAGVILGESMSQLQEYTLTPENGVGLQHVMFAHSIDALLHVLGSRFADVNGFFATRRATVRIDETGEVLPMSVPDQLVVNGTLESGPVIAAHFRGGFSRGTNFHFEINGTKGDLVLTSPVGYTGIDGFTLRGATGAETGHELTVPATYGADRFVNHPAQGIASAYARLASDLNSGTHLSPTFDDAVELHQLIDVIERSGGLERQGRD, from the coding sequence ATGAGTCAAGACCGCATTCGCGTCGGCATCGTCGGCGTCCATCCTGACCGGGGCTGGGCAACGACAGCCCACATACCCGCGCTGCAACAGCTGCCAGACCTTGAGCTCAGAGCGGTGAGCCATCACGATCCCGAGCTCGCGGCCGCTGCCGCGCGCAAGCACGACGTGCCTTATGCGCTGAACACCGCGGACTTGATCAGTCATCCCGAGGTCGACTTGGTTGTCGTCGCCGTCAAGGTCACACGACACGAAGAACTTGTCACCAGTGCTATCGAGGCAGGCAAGGCCGTCTTCTGCGAATGGCCGCTGGGCATCGATATCGACCAGGCGATCAGGATGCGCGACCTCGCCCACGCCAAGGGAGTGACAACGGCGATCGGACTGCAGGCCCGAGCGACACCCGCCTTCGCGTACATGCGTAATCTCGTTCGGGACGGGTATGTCGGTGAGGTGCTGTCCAGCACCATGATCGGCGCCGGCGTGATCCTTGGTGAATCGATGAGCCAGCTCCAGGAGTACACACTCACGCCGGAGAACGGCGTCGGGCTCCAGCATGTGATGTTCGCCCACTCCATCGACGCCCTGCTCCATGTGCTCGGAAGTCGCTTTGCCGATGTGAACGGATTCTTTGCCACGCGACGCGCAACAGTCAGGATCGATGAGACGGGCGAGGTTCTCCCCATGTCCGTCCCCGATCAGCTCGTGGTCAACGGGACGTTGGAAAGCGGGCCCGTCATCGCCGCCCACTTCCGCGGTGGTTTCTCGCGAGGAACGAACTTCCACTTCGAGATCAACGGCACCAAAGGCGACCTCGTCCTTACCAGCCCCGTGGGCTACACCGGGATAGACGGCTTCACCCTGAGAGGAGCGACCGGCGCTGAAACCGGGCATGAACTGACCGTCCCAGCGACGTATGGCGCTGACCGCTTCGTCAACCATCCAGCACAGGGCATCGCCAGCGCCTACGCGCGGCTCGCCTCGGATCTCAACTCCGGCACGCACCTCAGCCCCACCTTCGACGACGCGGTCGAGTTGCACCAACTAATCGACGTCATCGAGCGCAGCGGTGGCCTTGAACGCCAGGGTCGCGACTGA
- a CDS encoding TetR/AcrR family transcriptional regulator, whose translation MSREALALGRRERNKQAKLDRIVAAATELFTERSVDDVTTQEIADKADIGTGTLFLYVKSKGDLLLLVQNARYAAAVERGLAAAEEAPSALDAVIALTTPIVECNRAPIDNGRTYLREMMFGDPTEPNRAAALSVVGQTQQAVARFIVQHTGLDADDAAVRAQVISAVLFLTMVSHASPEFTSSQVIEAIRVQISAALPADS comes from the coding sequence ATGTCTCGTGAGGCACTCGCGCTCGGTCGACGAGAGCGGAACAAGCAGGCGAAGCTTGATCGCATCGTTGCGGCTGCCACCGAGCTGTTCACCGAGCGGAGCGTGGACGACGTCACCACTCAGGAGATCGCCGACAAGGCCGATATCGGTACGGGCACTCTTTTCCTCTACGTGAAGTCCAAAGGCGATCTCCTGCTCCTCGTCCAGAACGCCCGCTACGCAGCCGCGGTCGAACGAGGGCTCGCCGCCGCCGAGGAAGCGCCGAGCGCCCTGGACGCTGTGATCGCTCTCACCACTCCGATCGTGGAATGCAATCGGGCACCAATCGACAACGGGCGCACCTATCTGCGAGAGATGATGTTCGGCGACCCCACCGAACCCAATCGTGCCGCGGCGCTTTCCGTCGTCGGGCAGACCCAGCAGGCGGTTGCCCGCTTCATCGTCCAGCACACCGGCCTCGACGCGGACGACGCCGCCGTCCGGGCTCAGGTGATCTCAGCGGTCCTGTTCTTGACTATGGTTTCGCACGCCAGCCCGGAGTTCACCTCGTCTCAGGTCATTGAAGCTATCCGTGTGCAGATCTCGGCTGCGCTTCCCGCTGACAGTTGA
- a CDS encoding MerR family transcriptional regulator, which yields MAWSTRELAELAGTTENTVRHYHRLGLLEEPERKLSGYRKYEVRHLVSLLRIRRLAELGVPLSRIGDVSAGTDGATAALHALDAELRQSIERQQKARDDIAAILRGHAPADAPAGFETVASRLSEPDRSMIHIYTKLYDQDALADLQKMVEADTDPVGAEIDSLPADASEETKQRLAEELAPFLAQTLLDYSWLRDPVPRLSKTEHVTRQTIIDAAAQL from the coding sequence ATGGCATGGAGCACGCGTGAACTTGCCGAGCTGGCCGGCACGACCGAGAATACCGTGCGTCACTATCACCGGCTCGGGCTGCTGGAGGAGCCTGAGCGAAAGCTCAGCGGGTACAGGAAGTACGAAGTGCGACACCTGGTGAGCCTCCTGCGCATCCGACGACTCGCGGAGCTCGGTGTGCCGCTCTCTCGGATCGGCGACGTCAGCGCCGGTACCGACGGCGCGACGGCCGCCCTGCATGCACTCGACGCCGAGCTCCGACAGAGCATCGAACGTCAGCAGAAGGCTCGCGACGACATCGCCGCAATCCTTCGTGGTCATGCGCCCGCAGACGCTCCAGCGGGCTTCGAGACCGTGGCCTCTCGACTGTCAGAGCCAGATCGGTCGATGATCCACATCTACACGAAGCTGTACGACCAGGACGCGCTCGCGGACCTCCAGAAGATGGTGGAAGCCGACACCGACCCCGTCGGCGCGGAGATCGACAGCCTCCCGGCCGATGCCTCCGAGGAAACGAAGCAGCGTCTCGCCGAAGAGCTCGCACCGTTCCTCGCGCAGACCCTCCTCGACTACTCCTGGCTCCGAGATCCCGTCCCGCGCCTGTCGAAGACTGAGCATGTCACTCGGCAAACGATCATTGACGCAGCAGCCCAGCTCTAA
- a CDS encoding alpha/beta fold hydrolase encodes MAFEPCDVLVPEAGSAVNGECGTIEVPLDYTDVSGDSGQIAMFRVPARSEGPIGSLLLNPGGPGYPGIEFAASAAAAWANNPVTGRFDIVGFDPRGTGATVPAVDCFTDAEREVDATAASQLTRPDSPPLVEACADSVGGVDVLAHLGTRDVARDLDVIRAVLGDEKLTYAGVSYGTRLGAVYAEMFPQNVRALVLDGAMNPRTGTLERRQDQWAGMQRAFDELAAFCVEQGIARLVTTSRGRPPRTRRSCSRFRTSRLPPETAAS; translated from the coding sequence GTGGCCTTCGAGCCCTGCGACGTTCTTGTGCCCGAAGCGGGGAGCGCGGTGAACGGCGAGTGTGGAACGATCGAGGTGCCACTGGACTACACCGACGTGTCAGGTGACAGCGGCCAGATCGCAATGTTCCGCGTTCCAGCTCGGAGCGAGGGCCCGATCGGTTCGTTGTTGTTGAATCCCGGTGGTCCCGGCTACCCCGGTATCGAGTTCGCGGCATCGGCCGCTGCGGCGTGGGCGAATAACCCGGTCACGGGGCGCTTCGACATCGTGGGATTCGACCCCCGCGGCACCGGCGCGACCGTTCCCGCGGTGGATTGCTTCACAGACGCCGAGCGGGAGGTAGACGCCACGGCGGCGAGCCAGCTCACCCGGCCGGATTCGCCGCCGCTCGTCGAAGCCTGCGCGGACAGCGTGGGCGGCGTCGATGTGCTGGCCCACCTGGGCACGCGTGACGTCGCGCGCGACCTGGACGTCATTCGGGCAGTTCTCGGTGACGAAAAGCTGACGTACGCCGGTGTAAGTTACGGCACTCGGCTTGGGGCGGTGTATGCGGAGATGTTCCCCCAGAACGTTCGTGCTCTCGTCCTGGACGGCGCGATGAACCCACGCACGGGAACTCTCGAACGTAGGCAAGACCAGTGGGCGGGCATGCAGCGCGCCTTCGATGAGTTGGCCGCGTTCTGTGTCGAGCAGGGGATTGCCCGCTTGGTGACGACATCGAGGGGACGACCGCCGCGTACCAGGCGCTCGTGCAGCCGCTTCAGGACGAGCCGGTTGCCGCCGGAGACGGCCGCGAGCTGA
- a CDS encoding alkene reductase produces the protein MTSSSIWQPYTLGRLNLSHRLALSPMTRNRANPDGTPGKFAAEYYSQRASLGLLISESTQPSDDGQGYLSTPGIYAPEHVEGWKAVTDAVHTAGGHFFIQLAHAGRMSHPDNTPHHRQPVAPSAISAEQDMFTPTGLQQTPVPRELTVSDIQDVIAEFRHAAASVIAAGADGVEIHAGNGFLPHQFLAPNANTRTDEYGGSVENRARFAIEVARAVADEIGADRTGIRISPAIPLGGLHEGEAADVRAQYTYLVGELAKLDLVYLHVFHVGDDELLRSLRDLWPNSVLVVRYGRGREQIADDIEAGFADIAPLGQFALANPDIVERLRTDAPLNDVDQATLYGGDDTGYTDYPTLARS, from the coding sequence ATGACCTCTTCGTCTATCTGGCAGCCCTACACGCTCGGCAGACTCAACCTCAGTCACCGTCTCGCTCTGTCGCCGATGACCCGAAACCGCGCGAATCCCGACGGGACACCGGGCAAGTTCGCCGCCGAGTACTACAGTCAGCGCGCATCCTTGGGCCTGCTGATCTCCGAAAGCACCCAGCCGTCCGACGACGGGCAGGGCTACCTGAGCACGCCCGGGATCTACGCGCCCGAGCATGTCGAGGGTTGGAAGGCGGTCACGGACGCCGTGCACACCGCCGGCGGACACTTCTTCATCCAACTGGCACACGCGGGTCGCATGTCGCATCCGGACAACACGCCGCACCACCGACAGCCCGTGGCGCCCTCAGCAATCTCTGCGGAACAGGACATGTTCACTCCGACGGGACTGCAGCAGACCCCGGTCCCGCGGGAGCTCACGGTCTCGGACATCCAGGACGTGATCGCCGAGTTCCGCCACGCTGCCGCGTCTGTGATCGCGGCTGGTGCCGACGGCGTGGAGATCCATGCCGGTAACGGGTTCCTGCCGCATCAGTTCCTCGCGCCCAACGCGAACACCCGTACCGACGAGTACGGCGGCTCGGTGGAGAACCGTGCGCGGTTCGCGATCGAGGTGGCGCGGGCCGTCGCGGACGAGATCGGCGCCGACCGCACGGGCATTCGGATCTCTCCGGCGATTCCCCTCGGCGGGCTCCACGAGGGCGAGGCGGCCGACGTGCGTGCTCAGTACACGTATTTGGTCGGTGAGCTCGCGAAGCTCGACCTCGTCTATCTGCATGTCTTCCACGTCGGCGACGACGAGTTGCTGCGCTCGCTCCGCGACCTGTGGCCGAACTCGGTCCTCGTCGTCCGCTACGGACGTGGTCGCGAGCAGATCGCCGACGACATCGAGGCTGGATTCGCCGACATCGCCCCTCTGGGGCAGTTCGCGCTCGCGAACCCGGACATCGTCGAGCGGCTCCGGACCGACGCCCCGCTGAACGACGTGGATCAGGCCACGCTCTACGGCGGCGACGACACCGGCTACACCGACTACCCGACGCTCGCGCGCAGCTAA
- a CDS encoding alpha/beta hydrolase yields the protein MTGLYSQAVWPAVVAGLRELAEGRGETLLSLRDLYHGRSPNGSYDDAAEATSVINCLDEERFSGEDQVELVEKAFAAAPIFDTGRPVEAGPDWCEGWPVEPTLGYPYASDIEGLPATLTVSVTGDALTPHEGGISLADTLGGSLLTVEGQQHGAITAGNTCVDAIVAAYLIDLELPAEDATCRL from the coding sequence GTGACGGGGCTTTACTCTCAGGCCGTCTGGCCCGCTGTCGTCGCCGGTCTTCGTGAGCTCGCCGAAGGGCGCGGCGAGACCCTCCTCTCCCTGCGGGACCTCTATCATGGACGATCGCCAAACGGCTCCTACGACGATGCGGCGGAGGCGACGTCGGTGATTAACTGCCTCGACGAGGAACGGTTCAGTGGTGAGGATCAGGTGGAGCTCGTCGAGAAAGCCTTCGCCGCAGCTCCCATCTTCGATACAGGAAGACCCGTCGAGGCGGGCCCGGACTGGTGTGAGGGGTGGCCGGTCGAGCCGACACTCGGATACCCGTATGCCTCCGATATCGAAGGGCTTCCCGCAACACTGACCGTCTCCGTCACCGGAGACGCCCTCACCCCTCACGAAGGAGGGATCAGCCTCGCGGACACGCTCGGCGGCAGTCTCCTCACCGTCGAGGGTCAGCAGCACGGCGCGATCACGGCGGGAAACACCTGCGTCGACGCGATCGTCGCCGCCTACCTGATCGACCTCGAGTTGCCTGCAGAGGATGCGACTTGCCGCCTCTGA
- a CDS encoding pyridine nucleotide-disulfide oxidoreductase has product MGETLRAATVVVIGAGQAGLSAAYHLQRRGFIGVPPAAYARIDAALGTPSQDTSAPGTFVVLDANSAPGGAWQHRWKSLTMATVNGIFDLPGQAQQPADPTEAARTAVPRYFTGYEHDFALPIHRPVSVTSVPALQLLEEISRDATTFWYTRREPVFIEGEFMPETTGRAIIAKVTADAEAGLPGRSVVSYTGITPTSYVQAAMERGVLNRRPMFTAIEPAGVREAAGNLTPVDTILWATGFRPAIAHLEPLGLRGTLGGIPVSGTQAEKEPRLHLIGFGPSQSTVGANRAGRAAVSEITKALDARLAAVVAARATVVY; this is encoded by the coding sequence ATGGGAGAAACGCTACGGGCAGCGACCGTCGTGGTGATCGGTGCGGGACAGGCCGGGCTGTCGGCGGCGTATCACCTGCAGCGGCGTGGGTTCATAGGCGTTCCACCCGCCGCATATGCGCGGATCGACGCCGCATTAGGCACACCATCCCAGGACACATCAGCACCGGGCACCTTCGTCGTGCTTGACGCGAACTCCGCACCCGGCGGCGCATGGCAGCACCGGTGGAAGTCACTCACGATGGCAACGGTGAACGGCATCTTCGATCTGCCCGGCCAGGCACAGCAACCCGCCGACCCGACCGAGGCTGCCCGAACAGCCGTACCGCGCTACTTCACGGGGTATGAGCACGATTTTGCTCTGCCCATCCACCGGCCCGTAAGCGTGACGTCGGTGCCCGCCTTACAGTTGCTGGAGGAGATCTCCCGCGACGCGACAACCTTTTGGTACACCCGCCGTGAACCCGTGTTCATCGAAGGCGAGTTCATGCCGGAGACCACCGGCCGCGCCATCATCGCCAAGGTCACCGCGGACGCGGAGGCCGGCCTCCCCGGGCGCAGCGTCGTCTCATACACGGGCATCACACCGACGTCATATGTGCAGGCAGCCATGGAGCGTGGCGTGCTTAACCGCCGCCCGATGTTCACCGCCATCGAACCCGCAGGGGTCCGCGAGGCAGCCGGAAACCTGACTCCGGTCGACACGATCCTGTGGGCCACCGGATTCCGACCGGCGATCGCCCACCTGGAGCCGTTGGGACTGCGCGGCACGCTCGGCGGTATCCCCGTTTCCGGCACGCAGGCGGAGAAGGAGCCGCGCCTGCATCTCATCGGCTTCGGGCCCTCCCAGTCGACCGTCGGCGCCAACCGCGCCGGCCGTGCCGCCGTCAGCGAGATCACTAAGGCACTCGATGCAAGGCTCGCCGCCGTGGTTGCGGCACGGGCCACCGTCGTCTATTGA
- a CDS encoding GPP34 family phosphoprotein yields MSLTSLGECRPSSRRRGRLCESLCWIDSSIEGTSGCSTRKTLGIIDTGVLEYGGSGHRDVLLAQVRAVLVDGAEPMPRVAAVAALIYGSGRLPQFHRDIPWTAAVVERAESLKTGSSGAGAAAEAVACTVTATIVNSVVMSTVVLPRT; encoded by the coding sequence ATGTCGCTGACAAGCCTCGGGGAGTGCAGACCGTCCTCGCGGCGACGGGGCCGACTCTGCGAAAGCCTCTGTTGGATCGACTCGTCGATCGAGGGGACCTCCGGATGCAGCACCCGTAAGACGCTCGGCATCATCGATACTGGCGTGCTCGAGTACGGCGGCAGCGGTCACCGTGACGTTCTCCTCGCTCAGGTCCGTGCCGTCCTGGTCGACGGTGCGGAGCCAATGCCTCGCGTGGCAGCCGTCGCGGCGCTCATCTACGGCAGCGGGAGGCTGCCCCAGTTTCACCGTGACATCCCGTGGACCGCTGCCGTGGTCGAGCGCGCGGAGAGCCTCAAGACGGGCAGCTCGGGCGCGGGAGCTGCCGCGGAAGCGGTGGCGTGCACCGTCACGGCCACGATCGTCAACAGCGTTGTGATGTCGACGGTCGTGCTGCCGCGCACCTGA
- a CDS encoding ABC transporter transmembrane domain-containing protein, translating to MITRLIHVLGPGHGPMVHRFLAAVLTSAILQGITFALLVPTLRAVVEHRIADAIGWCLALAGIALLAGIAYYVQALAGFSTATTSTGALYRRIGDQLAALGVGWFTAARLGRLTQLTTAGVGQITVAFAHLLDPLVTGIVTPLTVTVAMLFFDWRFALALAVTIPILALVYRASTRAIAVADATVDEAIGAANDAIVEFARCQAVLRPFYVCQVGVVVGVVELRVR from the coding sequence ATGATCACCCGCCTGATCCACGTCCTCGGCCCCGGCCACGGGCCGATGGTCCACCGATTCCTGGCCGCGGTGCTCACGTCCGCGATCCTGCAAGGCATCACCTTTGCCCTGCTCGTGCCCACCTTGCGCGCGGTGGTCGAGCACCGCATCGCGGACGCCATCGGCTGGTGTCTGGCCCTCGCCGGCATCGCGCTGCTGGCTGGCATCGCATACTACGTGCAGGCGCTGGCCGGATTCTCGACCGCGACCACCAGCACCGGTGCCCTGTACCGACGCATTGGCGATCAGCTCGCCGCCCTCGGGGTCGGCTGGTTCACCGCCGCCCGGCTCGGACGCCTGACCCAGCTGACTACCGCCGGCGTCGGTCAGATTACCGTCGCGTTCGCGCACCTGCTCGACCCGCTGGTCACCGGTATTGTCACGCCGCTGACCGTGACGGTCGCGATGCTGTTCTTCGACTGGCGCTTTGCCCTCGCCTTGGCCGTCACGATCCCGATCCTGGCGCTGGTCTATCGTGCCAGCACCCGGGCGATCGCCGTCGCCGACGCCACGGTCGATGAGGCCATCGGCGCCGCCAACGACGCCATCGTGGAGTTCGCCCGCTGTCAGGCAGTGCTCCGACCCTTCTATGTCTGTCAAGTGGGGGTGGTCGTTGGGGTGGTTGAGTTGAGGGTGCGGTAG
- a CDS encoding MFS transporter gives MVEEREDVARAPLDRPSEGDQLWQILRDAVAASVLTLVAVPQSCSPAAGRLDVIGVTTSALGLVGITLGLVDASGHAWTSIPVLVPLNTGVVLLTVLVWWERRAPHPMIPPSLLRAPSFVSASAVYLISYTTFSSVLFYVTLLYQNLEGWSALRTGLSWLFMNIPFLLMAQLTGLIDRRQPPARVVAAGCLVAAVGLLLLSSVDTTTPFALTAAGYVLSGAGFGTLVPGVTHVAMREVPAGVSGAASAMVNASGQVGTSVGLAVLGGIGATAATTAWSTTAQHLPTELRATAENQTQNVAGAHIQAVIDTLGPKYQDVAEQAFLDGHHIAVGIGAACLALAAITALIGFRQRSASG, from the coding sequence GTGGTCGAAGAACGCGAGGATGTCGCCCGCGCGCCGCTTGATCGTCCGTCCGAGGGCGACCAACTCTGGCAGATCCTTCGGGACGCCGTCGCCGCAAGCGTGCTCACCCTGGTCGCCGTCCCGCAATCGTGTTCTCCTGCCGCTGGCCGACTCGATGTCATCGGCGTGACCACCAGTGCGCTCGGGCTGGTCGGGATCACTCTTGGCCTGGTGGATGCCTCCGGGCATGCCTGGACCTCGATCCCTGTGCTCGTTCCTTTGAATACCGGTGTCGTGCTGCTGACGGTCCTCGTGTGGTGGGAACGACGCGCGCCCCATCCGATGATCCCACCCAGCTTGCTCCGAGCGCCCAGCTTCGTCAGCGCCTCCGCCGTCTACCTCATCAGCTATACCACGTTCAGCAGCGTGCTGTTCTACGTCACCCTGCTCTACCAGAACCTCGAAGGCTGGTCGGCGCTGCGCACTGGACTGTCCTGGCTGTTCATGAACATCCCGTTCCTGCTCATGGCCCAACTCACCGGCCTCATCGACCGCCGCCAGCCACCCGCCCGCGTGGTCGCCGCTGGGTGCCTCGTCGCGGCCGTCGGCCTGCTCCTACTCAGCAGCGTCGACACCACCACGCCCTTCGCGCTGACCGCCGCCGGGTATGTGCTCTCCGGCGCCGGGTTCGGCACCCTCGTCCCCGGCGTCACCCACGTCGCCATGCGCGAAGTACCCGCAGGCGTCTCCGGTGCCGCCTCTGCGATGGTCAACGCCTCCGGCCAGGTCGGTACTTCCGTCGGCCTCGCCGTCCTCGGCGGTATCGGCGCCACCGCAGCCACCACCGCGTGGAGCACTACCGCCCAGCACCTCCCGACAGAACTCCGCGCGACCGCCGAGAACCAGACGCAGAACGTCGCCGGCGCCCACATCCAAGCCGTGATCGACACTCTCGGACCCAAATACCAGGACGTTGCCGAACAAGCCTTCCTCGACGGCCACCACATCGCCGTCGGCATCGGCGCCGCCTGCCTCGCCCTCGCCGCCATCACAGCACTCATCGGTTTCCGACAACGCTCTGCATCTGGTTAG
- the mobF gene encoding MobF family relaxase, which produces MRVMSAGDGYKYLLRTVAAADGDRSLSTPLTRYYAEKGSPPGRWMGSGLPALGGGRIVNGEEVSEAQLQLLVGMGRDPITGDPLGRAYPSYATVSERIETRTAALDPTLAPAEKREKVAQIEAEENARTTRRAVAGFDYTFSVPKSASVLWAVADAGTQALIADAHHAAVAEVIAFIEREVATTRVGATGPDGAAAQVDVTGVIATAFDHYDSRAGDPHLHTHVVISNKVQTAQDGKWRSLDGRPLHAAVVALSELHEAVFADHMTRTFGVSWEPRDMGRDRNPAWAITSVPESLVVEFSTRARQIDEEKNRLIDAYVQQHGKQPSAAAILKLRAQATLATRPEKHVHSLAELTENWRNRAGAILGTDATGWARTVTATPNATPPVLRADDVPLDLIAEVAQVVVWEVGEKRSTWRRWNLHAEASRQLMGWRFASMRDREAITGMIVDAAEQGSLRLTPPELASSPILFQRDDGAVSAIHRPDGDDQRPSRRGRRPCGPWALGR; this is translated from the coding sequence ATGCGCGTGATGAGCGCTGGCGACGGCTATAAGTACCTGCTGCGTACCGTCGCTGCCGCCGATGGCGACCGTTCCCTCTCGACCCCGTTGACTCGTTATTACGCGGAGAAGGGTTCACCACCGGGCAGGTGGATGGGCTCAGGCCTCCCTGCCCTTGGTGGCGGCCGGATCGTCAATGGTGAGGAAGTCTCGGAGGCGCAGCTTCAACTCCTGGTCGGCATGGGCCGCGACCCGATCACCGGCGACCCGTTGGGTCGCGCCTACCCGTCCTACGCCACCGTCTCCGAGCGCATCGAGACCCGAACCGCGGCTCTCGATCCGACGTTGGCCCCTGCTGAGAAACGGGAGAAGGTCGCGCAGATCGAGGCTGAGGAGAACGCCCGCACAACACGTCGTGCAGTGGCGGGGTTCGATTACACGTTCAGCGTTCCGAAGTCGGCATCGGTGTTGTGGGCGGTTGCGGATGCGGGCACGCAGGCTCTGATCGCGGATGCGCATCATGCGGCGGTTGCGGAGGTGATTGCATTCATCGAACGAGAGGTTGCAACCACCCGTGTCGGTGCAACCGGCCCCGACGGTGCCGCCGCCCAAGTCGATGTGACCGGGGTGATCGCTACCGCGTTCGATCACTACGACTCCCGCGCTGGCGACCCTCATCTGCACACGCACGTTGTCATCAGCAACAAGGTCCAGACCGCGCAAGACGGCAAATGGCGATCCCTCGACGGCCGCCCCCTCCACGCCGCAGTCGTCGCGCTCTCCGAACTCCACGAGGCCGTCTTCGCTGACCACATGACGCGGACGTTCGGTGTCTCGTGGGAGCCGCGCGACATGGGCAGGGATCGCAACCCGGCGTGGGCGATCACGTCGGTGCCGGAGAGCCTGGTGGTGGAGTTTTCGACGCGGGCGCGGCAGATCGACGAGGAGAAGAATCGCCTCATCGACGCCTACGTCCAGCAGCATGGCAAGCAGCCGAGTGCGGCGGCGATCCTAAAGTTGCGGGCGCAAGCAACCCTCGCAACCCGCCCCGAAAAGCACGTCCACTCGCTGGCCGAGCTCACCGAGAACTGGCGTAATCGTGCCGGGGCGATCCTCGGCACGGACGCGACCGGGTGGGCGCGCACGGTCACCGCAACCCCCAACGCAACTCCTCCGGTGCTGCGTGCTGATGATGTGCCGCTGGACCTCATCGCTGAGGTCGCTCAGGTGGTGGTGTGGGAGGTCGGTGAGAAGCGCTCGACCTGGCGGCGCTGGAACCTGCACGCCGAAGCCTCCCGGCAACTCATGGGATGGCGATTCGCCTCGATGCGGGATCGGGAGGCGATTACCGGAATGATCGTGGACGCCGCCGAGCAGGGATCGTTGCGGCTGACACCGCCGGAGCTGGCCTCGAGCCCAATCCTGTTCCAACGCGACGACGGCGCGGTATCAGCGATTCATCGACCCGATGGTGATGATCAGCGACCGTCCCGCCGAGGTCGAAGACCGTGCGGTCCCTGGGCACTGGGAAGGTGA